TTTCATGACCTAAACTTGGGTGCGTGAGCGCTTCGGCCAACAGCAACGAATTACGGAATTTGTAGCCAATCCGTTGTTCCAGGGGGTTCATCAAGGATGTGTCGCTGAAACCTGCCATCGTTTTTGAACGGACAGTTCGGGCCCACCCAGGTACTTTTAAAGGGCCCCCCTTACAACGCTAACTTCCCGCCGTTGTCAACCACCCCTCAGCAAATCCAACCCGGCGGGCGGGTGTTTGTTAGGATGGGTGTACAGGCGTGACGCCTTAGGAGGAAACCGGGTGCAAGTGCGGGCCCGCCGGCTGATGCCCAAAAAGATCACGCTGCTTGATCAACTCGGCGACTTTGGGCGGCACCATCTGCTCCCAGCCGTCCTGCCCCTGCTGGATCCGGGCCAGCACGTCGCGCGAGAAGATGTCCGAGAGCGCCGCGTTGAAGCCCACCAGCCCCTCCAGGTAGTGGTTCTCCAACAGGTGCGCGTAGAGGTTGCGCAGGTGCAAG
The genomic region above belongs to Verrucomicrobiota bacterium and contains:
- a CDS encoding TonB-dependent receptor, with protein sequence LHLRNLYAHLLENHYLEGLVGFNAALSDIFSRDVLARIQQGQDGWEQMVPPKVAELIKQRDLFGHQPAGPHLHPVSS